The following proteins are co-located in the Pseudomonas cavernae genome:
- the hflC gene encoding protease modulator HflC, giving the protein MGNKSLIALIVGVVVALVAWNSFYIVSQTERAVLLRFGRIVEPDVKPGLHVKVPYVNQVRKFDARLMTLDASTSRFLTLEKKALMVDAFAKWRVLDAERYYTATSGLKQIADERLSRRLEAALRDQFGKRTLHESVSGERDALMGQVTASLNKAAQRELGIEVVDVRVKAIDLPKEVNRSVFDRMGSEREREAREHRAKGKELAEGIRADADRQKRVILAEAYREAEETRGDGDAKAAAIYAKAYGQDAEFYAFYRSLRAYRESFADKRDVMVLDPSSDFFRYLEKSKP; this is encoded by the coding sequence ATGGGCAATAAATCACTGATCGCCCTGATTGTCGGCGTGGTTGTCGCGCTGGTCGCATGGAACAGCTTCTACATCGTGTCGCAGACCGAGCGGGCCGTGCTGCTGCGCTTCGGGCGCATCGTCGAACCGGATGTGAAGCCTGGGCTGCATGTGAAGGTGCCGTACGTCAACCAGGTGCGTAAGTTCGATGCGCGGCTGATGACTCTGGATGCCTCCACCTCGCGCTTCCTGACCTTGGAGAAGAAGGCGCTAATGGTCGACGCCTTTGCCAAGTGGCGAGTGCTGGATGCCGAGCGCTATTACACCGCCACTTCGGGCCTCAAGCAGATCGCCGACGAGCGTCTGTCCCGGCGTCTAGAGGCGGCACTGCGTGACCAGTTCGGCAAGCGCACTCTGCACGAGTCGGTCTCCGGCGAGCGCGATGCACTGATGGGGCAGGTGACTGCTTCGCTGAACAAGGCGGCGCAGCGCGAGTTGGGCATCGAGGTGGTGGACGTGCGAGTCAAGGCCATCGACCTGCCGAAAGAGGTCAACCGCAGCGTGTTCGACCGCATGGGTTCCGAGCGTGAGCGCGAGGCGCGTGAACACCGGGCCAAGGGCAAGGAGTTGGCCGAAGGTATTCGCGCCGATGCCGACCGGCAGAAGCGGGTGATTCTCGCCGAGGCCTATCGCGAGGCGGAGGAAACGCGCGGTGATGGCGATGCCAAGGCGGCGGCGATCTATGCCAAGGCCTATGGCCAGGATGCCGAATTTTATGCTTTCTACCGCAGCCTGCGTGCTTACCGCGAAAGCTTCGCGGACAAGCGTGACGTGATGGTGCTCGACCCGAGCAGCGATTTCTTCCGTTATCTGGAGAAATCCAAGCCGTGA
- a CDS encoding DUF2065 domain-containing protein: MWQELGIAVCLVLVLEGIPPFLCPRRWRATIAQVLQLSDRHLRLIGLASMLLGTALLYLLH, encoded by the coding sequence ATGTGGCAGGAACTCGGCATCGCGGTTTGTCTGGTGTTGGTGCTGGAAGGCATCCCGCCCTTTCTCTGTCCACGACGTTGGCGCGCGACGATCGCCCAGGTGTTGCAGCTGTCTGATCGTCACCTGCGCCTCATCGGGTTGGCCAGCATGCTGCTGGGAACCGCCCTCCTTTATCTGCTTCACTGA
- a CDS encoding ATP phosphoribosyltransferase regulatory subunit produces MATVDRWLLPDGIEEVLPPEAARIEAARRQVLDLFQRWGYEFVVTPHIEYLESLLTGAGQDLDLRTFKVTDPQSGRLMGFRADITPQVARIDAHTLRREGPSRLCYAGSVLHAQPRALTTSRSPIQLGAELYGDASPASDVEVISLLLETLELAAVPDVHIDLGHVGIYRGLARAAGLSGEVEQQLFDALQRKAVDEVAALTESLPPALSSMLRALAELCGDREVLDLAQACLVEAPAEVHAALDELIAIADTLARRYPELPLYFDLGELRGYHYHTGVVFAAFVPGVGQSIAQGGRYDDIGADFGRARPATGFSTDLKTLVTLGQMTLEEPAAGIWAPDSHDLALWQAVQRLRRDNLRVVQALPGQDANAAREAGCDRQLALSDGRWQIVPLAS; encoded by the coding sequence ATGGCAACGGTAGACCGCTGGCTGCTGCCAGATGGCATCGAAGAAGTACTGCCGCCAGAAGCGGCGCGCATCGAAGCCGCGCGTCGTCAAGTGCTGGATCTGTTTCAGCGTTGGGGCTATGAGTTCGTCGTCACGCCGCATATCGAATACCTGGAATCCTTGCTCACGGGCGCAGGCCAGGATCTGGATCTGCGTACCTTCAAGGTCACCGATCCGCAGTCCGGCCGGTTGATGGGTTTTCGGGCCGACATCACGCCGCAAGTGGCGCGCATCGATGCGCACACCCTGCGCCGCGAAGGGCCGAGCCGGCTGTGCTATGCCGGCAGTGTCCTGCATGCGCAGCCACGTGCGCTGACCACCTCGCGCAGTCCGATTCAGCTGGGCGCCGAACTCTATGGCGATGCCAGTCCGGCCAGCGATGTGGAAGTCATCAGTCTGCTGCTGGAGACGCTCGAGCTGGCGGCTGTGCCGGACGTGCACATCGATCTCGGTCATGTCGGCATCTATCGCGGACTGGCGCGGGCGGCGGGATTGTCCGGCGAGGTCGAGCAGCAGTTGTTCGATGCCTTGCAGCGCAAGGCCGTCGATGAGGTCGCGGCGCTGACCGAGTCGTTGCCGCCGGCGCTGAGCAGCATGCTGCGCGCCTTGGCCGAGCTTTGCGGCGATCGCGAGGTGCTGGATCTGGCTCAGGCCTGTCTGGTCGAGGCGCCGGCCGAGGTGCATGCGGCGTTGGATGAGCTGATCGCCATCGCCGATACGCTGGCGCGCCGCTATCCCGAGCTGCCGCTGTATTTCGACCTCGGCGAGCTGCGCGGTTACCACTATCACACGGGTGTGGTGTTCGCGGCGTTCGTGCCGGGCGTCGGCCAGTCGATCGCCCAGGGCGGCCGCTATGATGATATCGGTGCCGATTTCGGGCGGGCGCGTCCGGCCACCGGCTTTTCCACCGATCTGAAGACTTTGGTGACCCTGGGGCAAATGACCCTGGAGGAGCCGGCGGCCGGGATCTGGGCGCCGGACAGTCACGATCTTGCGTTGTGGCAGGCGGTACAGCGTCTGCGGCGTGACAATCTGCGCGTGGTGCAGGCACTGCCTGGGCAGGATGCGAACGCTGCGCGTGAGGCAGGCTGCGATCGCCAGCTAGCGCTGAGTGATGGGCGTTGGCAGATCGTGCCGCTGGCTTCTTAA
- a CDS encoding adenylosuccinate synthase has product MGKNVVVLGTQWGDEGKGKIVDLLTEQAAAVVRYQGGHNAGHTLVIDGEKTVLHLIPSGILRNNVQCLIGNGVVVAPDALMREISKLEEKGVPVRERLRISPACPLILSYHVALDQAREKARGDAKIGTTGRGIGPAYEDKVARRGLRVGDLFHRERFAAKLGELLDYHNFVLVNYYKEPAIDFQTTLDECMAYAEQLRPMMADVAAELHELRRAGKDIMFEGAQGALLDIDHGTYPYVTSSNTTAGGTATGSGFGPLYLDYVLGITKAYTTRVGSGPFPTELFDDTGAFLAKRGHEFGSTTGRARRCGWFDAVVLRRAIEINSISGLCLTKLDVLDGLETIRICVGYQDAQGAVIEAPTDADSYIGLQPVYEEVPGWSESTLGVKSLDELPANARAYIKRVEELVGAPIDIISTGPDRNETIVLRHPFA; this is encoded by the coding sequence ATGGGTAAGAATGTCGTCGTCCTGGGCACCCAGTGGGGTGATGAGGGCAAAGGCAAGATCGTCGATCTGCTGACCGAGCAGGCAGCGGCGGTGGTGCGTTACCAGGGTGGTCACAATGCCGGCCACACTCTGGTGATCGACGGCGAGAAAACCGTCCTGCACCTGATTCCGTCGGGGATTTTGCGCAACAACGTGCAATGCTTGATCGGCAACGGTGTAGTGGTTGCCCCGGATGCGCTGATGCGTGAAATCAGCAAGCTGGAAGAGAAGGGCGTGCCAGTGCGAGAGCGTCTACGCATCAGTCCGGCTTGCCCGCTGATCCTCTCCTATCACGTGGCCCTCGATCAGGCTCGCGAGAAGGCACGTGGCGATGCCAAGATCGGCACCACCGGCCGTGGCATCGGCCCGGCTTATGAGGACAAGGTGGCGCGTCGCGGTCTGCGCGTCGGTGACCTGTTCCATCGCGAGCGCTTCGCCGCCAAGCTGGGTGAGCTGCTCGACTACCACAACTTCGTGCTGGTCAATTACTACAAAGAGCCGGCGATCGACTTCCAGACCACGCTGGATGAGTGCATGGCCTATGCCGAACAGCTGCGTCCGATGATGGCCGACGTCGCTGCCGAGCTGCATGAGCTGCGTCGCGCCGGCAAGGACATCATGTTCGAGGGCGCGCAGGGCGCGCTGCTGGACATCGACCACGGCACCTATCCCTACGTTACCAGCTCCAACACCACCGCTGGCGGCACGGCGACCGGCTCCGGTTTTGGTCCGCTGTACCTGGACTACGTCCTTGGCATCACCAAGGCCTACACCACCCGTGTCGGCTCCGGCCCGTTCCCTACCGAGCTGTTCGACGATACGGGCGCCTTCCTGGCCAAGCGCGGCCATGAGTTCGGCTCCACCACCGGTCGTGCCCGCCGTTGCGGTTGGTTCGATGCGGTGGTCTTGCGTCGCGCCATCGAGATCAACAGCATCTCCGGTCTGTGCCTGACCAAGCTCGACGTGCTCGATGGTCTGGAGACCATCCGTATCTGCGTCGGCTATCAGGATGCTCAGGGTGCAGTGATCGAGGCGCCGACCGATGCCGACAGCTACATCGGCCTGCAGCCGGTGTATGAGGAAGTGCCGGGTTGGAGCGAGTCGACTCTGGGGGTCAAGAGCCTGGACGAGCTGCCTGCCAATGCGCGCGCCTATATCAAGCGCGTGGAAGAGTTGGTCGGTGCGCCCATCGACATCATCTCCACCGGCCCGGACCGCAACGAAACCATCGTGCTGCGCCATCCGTTCGCCTGA
- the rnr gene encoding ribonuclease R, with amino-acid sequence MADWQSLDPEAAREAEKYENPIPSRELILHHLADRGSPASREQLVEEFGLTSEEQLEALRRRLRAMERDGQLIYTRRGTYAPVDKLDLILGRISGHRDGFGFLIPDDGSDDLFLSPGQMRLVFDCDRALARVSGLDRRGRREGAIVEVISRAHETIVGRYFEESGIGFVVADNPKIQQEVLITAGRNLGAKQGQFAEVRITHWPTPRFQPQGDIVEVIGNYMAPGMEIDVALRSYDIPHTWPDAVLKEAAKLKPEVEEKDKEKRVDLRHLSFVTIDGEDARDFDDAVYCEKNGSSWRLFSGGWKLYVAIADVSHYVKLGSALDEEAKVRGNSVYFPERVVPMLPEELSNGLCSLNPQVDRLAMVCEMNISKTGKMLDYQFYEAVIHSHARLTYNKVSTMLEQPNSTAAKKLRADYTAVVPHLKQLYALYQVLLAARHERGAIDFETQDTRIIFGSGRKIAEILPTQRNDAHKLIEECMLAANVATAEFLQKHEIPALYRVHDGPPLERLEKLKAFLTELGLSLHRGKAKSTPSPKDYQALLEAIRERPDYHLIQTVMLRSLSQAVYSADNHGHFGLNYEAYTHFTSPIRRYPDLLVHRAIRSVIRSKLDTPHVKRAGATSMPKARIYPYDEAALEQLGEQCSMTERRADEATRDVVNWLKCEFMQDRVGETFPGVITAVTGFGIFVELTDIYVEGLVHVTALPGDYYHFDPVHHRLAGERSGRSFRLGDTVEVRVMRVDLDERKIDFELAPGELGQPGTRKRGPGDEAKGRGERPEKRGAGKRDAGAGNTDVSKSREVKQALLAEAKAAARGKGKSGPGAAAGAQAKAGKPSKHRKGPSKPNPERGGKSSRAKAKS; translated from the coding sequence ATGGCCGATTGGCAATCCCTCGACCCCGAGGCCGCTCGTGAAGCGGAAAAATACGAAAACCCCATCCCTAGTCGTGAGTTGATTCTGCATCACCTCGCCGACCGCGGCTCGCCGGCCAGTCGTGAGCAACTGGTGGAAGAGTTTGGCCTGACCAGCGAAGAGCAGTTGGAAGCCCTGCGTCGCCGTTTGCGCGCCATGGAGCGCGATGGCCAGTTGATCTACACCCGCCGCGGCACCTATGCGCCGGTCGACAAGCTGGACTTGATCCTCGGCCGTATCAGCGGTCATCGCGACGGTTTCGGCTTCCTCATTCCGGACGACGGCAGTGACGACCTGTTCCTCAGTCCGGGGCAGATGCGCCTGGTGTTCGATTGCGACCGGGCGCTGGCGCGGGTGTCCGGGCTCGATCGGCGCGGGCGCCGCGAGGGTGCGATCGTCGAGGTGATTTCCCGTGCGCACGAGACCATTGTTGGCCGCTATTTCGAAGAGAGCGGTATCGGCTTCGTGGTCGCGGACAATCCGAAAATCCAGCAGGAAGTGCTGATCACCGCCGGGCGCAATCTCGGTGCCAAGCAGGGTCAGTTCGCCGAGGTGCGAATTACCCATTGGCCGACCCCGCGCTTCCAGCCTCAGGGCGATATCGTCGAGGTGATCGGCAACTACATGGCGCCGGGCATGGAGATCGACGTCGCGTTGCGCAGCTACGACATCCCGCACACCTGGCCGGATGCCGTGCTGAAGGAAGCGGCCAAGCTCAAGCCCGAAGTGGAGGAGAAGGACAAGGAGAAGCGCGTCGATCTGCGCCATCTGTCGTTCGTCACCATCGATGGCGAAGATGCCCGCGACTTCGACGACGCGGTGTACTGCGAGAAAAACGGCAGCTCCTGGCGACTGTTCTCCGGCGGCTGGAAGCTGTACGTGGCGATCGCCGACGTGTCGCATTATGTCAAGCTCGGTTCGGCATTGGACGAAGAGGCGAAGGTCCGCGGCAACTCGGTGTACTTCCCCGAGCGCGTGGTGCCTATGCTACCGGAGGAGCTGTCGAACGGCCTGTGCTCGCTGAATCCGCAGGTCGACCGCTTGGCGATGGTCTGCGAGATGAATATCTCGAAGACCGGCAAGATGCTCGACTACCAGTTCTACGAAGCGGTCATCCATTCCCATGCACGCCTGACCTACAACAAGGTCAGCACCATGCTCGAGCAGCCGAATAGTACGGCGGCGAAGAAACTGCGGGCGGACTACACCGCCGTGGTGCCGCACCTCAAGCAGCTGTATGCGTTGTACCAAGTGTTGCTGGCTGCCCGCCACGAGCGCGGGGCGATCGATTTCGAGACGCAGGACACGCGGATCATCTTCGGTTCCGGGCGCAAGATCGCGGAGATCCTGCCGACCCAGCGCAACGACGCGCACAAGCTGATCGAGGAGTGCATGCTGGCCGCCAACGTGGCGACCGCCGAGTTCCTGCAGAAGCATGAAATTCCGGCGCTCTACCGAGTGCATGATGGCCCGCCGCTCGAGCGGCTGGAGAAGCTCAAGGCGTTCCTCACCGAACTGGGTCTGTCGCTGCACCGCGGCAAGGCCAAGAGCACGCCGTCGCCGAAGGATTATCAGGCGTTGCTGGAAGCGATTCGCGAGCGCCCGGACTATCACCTGATTCAGACCGTGATGCTGCGCTCGCTCAGTCAGGCGGTATACAGCGCCGATAACCACGGCCACTTCGGGCTGAATTACGAGGCCTATACCCACTTCACCTCGCCGATCCGTCGCTATCCCGATCTGCTCGTGCATCGGGCGATCCGCAGCGTGATCCGCTCCAAGCTGGATACTCCGCATGTCAAGCGGGCGGGTGCCACGAGCATGCCCAAGGCGCGCATCTATCCCTATGACGAGGCGGCGCTGGAGCAACTGGGCGAGCAGTGCTCGATGACCGAGCGGCGCGCCGACGAGGCGACCCGTGACGTGGTCAACTGGCTGAAGTGTGAGTTTATGCAGGATCGGGTTGGCGAGACCTTTCCCGGGGTGATCACCGCGGTGACCGGCTTCGGCATCTTCGTCGAGCTGACCGATATCTACGTCGAGGGGCTGGTGCATGTCACCGCGCTGCCGGGCGACTACTACCACTTCGATCCGGTACATCATCGCTTGGCGGGTGAGCGCAGCGGCCGCAGTTTCCGTCTCGGCGATACCGTCGAGGTGCGGGTCATGCGCGTCGATCTCGATGAGCGCAAGATCGACTTCGAGCTGGCCCCGGGAGAGCTCGGCCAGCCCGGTACGCGCAAGCGCGGGCCTGGCGATGAGGCGAAAGGACGCGGCGAGCGGCCTGAGAAGCGCGGCGCAGGCAAGCGTGACGCCGGCGCCGGCAATACTGATGTGAGCAAGAGTCGCGAAGTGAAGCAGGCCTTGCTGGCCGAAGCCAAAGCTGCCGCCCGCGGCAAGGGTAAGTCCGGCCCCGGCGCGGCGGCGGGCGCTCAGGCGAAAGCCGGCAAGCCGAGCAAGCATCGCAAGGGACCGTCCAAGCCGAATCCGGAAAGGGGCGGCAAGAGCAGTAGAGCCAAGGCCAAGTCATGA
- the rlmB gene encoding 23S rRNA (guanosine(2251)-2'-O)-methyltransferase RlmB, which yields MSQLEKIYGVHAVEALLRHHPKRVKQVWLAEGRSDPRVQTLLELAAQARVAVGQAERREMDAWVEGVHQGVVAEVSPSQVWGEAMLEELLDRAEGPPLLLVLDGVTDPHNLGACLRTADAAGALAVIVPKDKSATLNATVRKVACGAAEVIPLVAVTNLARSLEKLRQRGLWLVGTAGEAEQGLYEQDLSGPIVLIMGAEGKGMRRLTRDHCDYLVKLPMAGSVSSLNVSVATGVCLFEAVRQRQAKASA from the coding sequence ATGAGTCAGTTGGAAAAGATCTATGGCGTGCATGCCGTGGAAGCATTGCTGCGTCATCACCCCAAGCGGGTCAAGCAGGTGTGGTTGGCCGAAGGGCGCAGTGATCCACGCGTGCAGACCCTGCTGGAGCTGGCGGCGCAAGCGCGGGTAGCGGTCGGGCAGGCCGAGCGGCGGGAAATGGATGCCTGGGTCGAGGGCGTGCACCAGGGCGTGGTGGCGGAAGTCAGTCCGAGTCAAGTCTGGGGCGAGGCGATGCTCGAGGAGTTGCTCGATCGTGCCGAGGGGCCGCCGCTGCTATTGGTGCTGGACGGGGTGACCGATCCGCACAACCTTGGCGCCTGTCTGCGTACCGCCGATGCGGCCGGAGCGCTGGCGGTGATCGTGCCGAAGGACAAGTCGGCGACCCTCAACGCCACGGTGCGCAAGGTCGCCTGCGGCGCCGCCGAGGTGATTCCGCTGGTGGCTGTGACCAATCTGGCGCGGAGTCTGGAGAAATTGCGCCAGCGCGGTCTGTGGCTGGTCGGCACCGCCGGCGAGGCCGAGCAGGGGCTCTACGAGCAGGATCTGAGCGGCCCGATCGTGCTGATCATGGGCGCCGAAGGCAAAGGCATGCGCCGCCTGACCCGCGATCACTGCGACTATCTGGTGAAGCTGCCGATGGCCGGCAGCGTCAGCAGCCTGAACGTCTCGGTGGCCACCGGCGTGTGCCTGTTCGAGGCGGTGCGCCAGCGCCAGGCCAAGGCTTCCGCCTAG
- the rpsF gene encoding 30S ribosomal protein S6, with the protein MRHYEIVFLVHPDQSEQVGGMVERYTKLIEEDGGKVHRLEDWGRRQLAYAINNVHKAHYVMLNVECSGKALAELEDNFRYNDAVIRNLVIRRDEAVTGQSEMLKAEENRSERRERRDRVESADTAEGDDGDSSDSDSADE; encoded by the coding sequence ATGCGTCATTACGAAATCGTCTTTCTGGTTCACCCGGACCAGAGCGAACAAGTCGGCGGCATGGTCGAGCGTTACACCAAGCTGATCGAAGAAGACGGCGGCAAAGTTCACCGCCTGGAAGATTGGGGCCGTCGTCAACTGGCCTACGCCATCAACAACGTTCACAAGGCTCACTACGTGATGCTGAACGTTGAGTGCAGCGGCAAGGCCTTGGCCGAGCTGGAAGACAACTTCCGTTACAACGATGCCGTGATCCGTAACCTGGTCATCCGTCGCGACGAAGCCGTCACCGGCCAGTCCGAGATGCTCAAGGCCGAGGAAAATCGCAGTGAGCGCCGTGAGCGTCGCGATCGCGTTGAAAGCGCCGACACCGCCGAAGGCGATGATGGCGACAGCAGCGACAGCGATAGCGCTGACGAGTAA
- the rpsR gene encoding 30S ribosomal protein S18, protein MARFFRRRKFCRFTAEDVKEIDYKDLNTLKAYISETGKIVPSRITGTKARYQRQLGTAIKRARFLALLPYTDSHGR, encoded by the coding sequence ATGGCACGTTTCTTCCGTCGTCGTAAATTCTGCCGTTTCACCGCTGAAGACGTGAAAGAGATCGATTACAAAGATCTCAACACTCTGAAAGCCTACATCTCGGAAACCGGCAAAATCGTTCCTAGCCGTATCACCGGTACTAAGGCTCGCTATCAGCGTCAGCTGGGCACCGCTATCAAGCGCGCCCGTTTCCTGGCCCTGCTGCCCTACACCGACAGCCACGGCCGCTGA
- the rplI gene encoding 50S ribosomal protein L9, with protein sequence MEVILLEKIANLGNLGDKVSVKSGYGRNYLLPQRKATAATAANVAAFEERRAELEKAAAEKKASAEARAAQLAELEVTITATAGDEGKLFGSIGTHDIADALTASGVEVSKSEVRLPNGTIRNVGEFDIAVHLHTDVEATVRVIVVAA encoded by the coding sequence ATGGAAGTCATCCTGCTGGAAAAAATCGCCAACCTGGGCAACCTGGGCGACAAGGTGAGCGTCAAGTCTGGTTACGGCCGCAACTACCTGCTGCCGCAACGCAAGGCTACCGCCGCTACCGCAGCCAACGTTGCAGCGTTCGAAGAGCGCCGTGCCGAGCTGGAAAAAGCCGCTGCCGAGAAGAAAGCTTCCGCTGAAGCTCGTGCTGCGCAACTGGCCGAACTGGAAGTCACCATCACCGCTACTGCCGGTGACGAGGGCAAACTGTTCGGTTCGATCGGTACTCACGACATCGCCGATGCTCTGACCGCCTCTGGCGTCGAAGTATCGAAGAGCGAAGTGCGTCTGCCGAACGGCACCATCCGTAACGTTGGCGAGTTCGACATCGCTGTGCACCTGCACACCGACGTTGAAGCGACTGTCCGCGTTATCGTGGTAGCTGCTTAA